A portion of the Oceanispirochaeta sp. M1 genome contains these proteins:
- a CDS encoding glycosyltransferase family 2 protein, giving the protein MKKLSILVPAYNEEESIPLFCRETLNILDAADNYVSSILFINDGSNDNTEKVLKEQRVKDKRISYLSLSRNYGKEIAMIAGFDQIDADALIIMDCDLQHPPKYIPEMLRYFEEGYDDVYAKRINRKGEGFIKRTASNYFYRILKKTTRVEILPNVGDFRLLSRRMFNALRLYREKERYTKGFYSLAGYKKKEILFEPEDRVAGNTKWNYAGLFELAIDGITSFTTLPLRISTMIGIIAAIFSFVYFIFIFTKTIIFGIDVPGYASTMVTILFLSSVQLISIGILGEYIGRIFKETKSRPLYLIDEINGEKVELKDDYSENLNPHKILKDSE; this is encoded by the coding sequence TTGAAAAAACTATCAATCCTGGTGCCTGCCTATAACGAAGAGGAATCGATTCCTCTTTTCTGCAGAGAAACTCTTAATATTTTGGATGCTGCCGATAACTATGTATCATCAATATTATTTATAAATGATGGAAGTAACGATAATACAGAGAAAGTATTAAAAGAACAAAGGGTGAAGGATAAAAGGATTTCATACCTTTCCTTGTCCAGAAACTATGGAAAAGAGATTGCCATGATTGCCGGGTTTGATCAGATAGATGCAGATGCTCTGATAATTATGGATTGTGACCTCCAGCATCCACCAAAGTACATTCCAGAAATGCTTCGGTATTTTGAAGAGGGATATGATGATGTGTATGCCAAAAGGATCAACAGAAAAGGGGAAGGGTTTATAAAGAGAACGGCTTCCAACTACTTTTACAGGATTCTTAAGAAAACTACACGGGTTGAGATTCTACCAAATGTGGGGGATTTTCGCCTCTTGAGCAGAAGAATGTTTAATGCCCTCCGTCTCTACCGGGAAAAGGAAAGATACACCAAAGGTTTTTACTCCCTGGCGGGATACAAGAAGAAAGAGATTCTCTTTGAACCCGAGGATCGGGTAGCAGGCAATACCAAGTGGAACTACGCGGGTCTGTTTGAACTGGCTATAGACGGAATAACCTCTTTTACCACTCTCCCTTTAAGAATATCGACTATGATTGGGATCATTGCAGCCATCTTCAGCTTTGTTTATTTCATTTTTATTTTTACAAAGACCATAATCTTCGGTATTGATGTTCCAGGTTATGCCTCCACCATGGTAACCATACTTTTCCTTAGTTCAGTTCAGCTCATATCGATTGGAATCCTGGGAGAGTATATAGGACGAATCTTCAAAGAGACCAAGTCCAGACCCTTGTATTTGATAGATGAAATAAATGGAGAAAAAGTGGAACTGAAAGATGATTACAGTGAAAATCTCAATCCACATAAGATATTAAAGGATTCTGAATAA
- a CDS encoding glycosyltransferase produces MRNQIFYLYVNGNRVTPSTRLRWLNYIDDFKAAGWDVRVLECAPSRSERRIQFESMEKGSTILVQKKLLAFAELKQLKSRSGSLFLDVDDAIWRTHPHKGNPYVNFLKKVYKRVFLLSAIPLYDKIICANEALAFDLRPINPRIDIVPTSPSDSETTGVVKDDEIFRIVWTGTRANFFYLDEIKDQITSFLKGHDRAELCVISDGEYSIDGSSSQIRNIPWSTDNESLWIQKSSLGIMPLTLDEWSRGKSAFKLIKYMKLGLPVMATDFGFQKDMIKSGENGILVDNSDWQKVLNRLFDNPLHLQQMAEAGHQTYLDSYAPEIIFKAYLEIFKTVKEAVQ; encoded by the coding sequence ATGAGAAATCAGATCTTTTATCTATATGTTAATGGTAATCGTGTCACCCCCAGCACCCGTCTGCGCTGGCTCAACTATATAGATGATTTCAAGGCTGCTGGATGGGATGTTCGAGTGCTTGAATGTGCCCCGAGTAGATCAGAGCGGAGAATACAGTTCGAAAGCATGGAAAAAGGTTCAACCATTCTTGTTCAGAAAAAGCTTTTAGCTTTTGCTGAGTTAAAACAATTAAAATCAAGGTCCGGCTCTCTTTTTCTTGATGTGGACGATGCCATCTGGCGGACTCACCCCCACAAGGGAAATCCTTATGTAAACTTCTTAAAGAAGGTATACAAAAGAGTCTTCCTCCTCTCCGCCATCCCTTTGTATGACAAAATTATTTGTGCCAATGAAGCCCTGGCTTTCGATCTTCGTCCTATAAATCCCCGTATAGATATTGTTCCCACATCACCTTCCGATTCAGAAACTACGGGAGTTGTAAAGGATGATGAGATTTTCAGGATTGTCTGGACCGGTACCAGGGCAAACTTTTTTTATCTGGATGAAATTAAAGATCAGATTACATCCTTTCTAAAAGGGCATGACAGGGCTGAACTCTGCGTTATCTCAGACGGTGAATACAGCATTGACGGTTCATCCTCTCAAATCAGGAATATTCCCTGGTCCACAGATAATGAAAGCCTTTGGATTCAAAAGAGTTCTTTGGGAATTATGCCCCTGACACTGGATGAATGGAGCCGGGGGAAAAGTGCCTTTAAACTGATTAAGTACATGAAATTGGGGCTTCCCGTTATGGCTACGGATTTCGGCTTTCAGAAAGATATGATTAAGAGCGGAGAAAACGGGATACTTGTGGATAATTCAGACTGGCAGAAGGTTCTAAATCGCCTTTTTGATAATCCTTTGCATCTGCAGCAGATGGCAGAAGCCGGACATCAGACCTACCTTGACTCCTATGCTCCAGAGATAATTTTTAAGGCTTATCTTGAGATATTTAAAACTGTAAAAGAGGCGGTCCAATGA
- a CDS encoding carbohydrate deacetylase, with protein sequence MLNKRICIHADDLGASENINRTIKEGIDQGIINKVSLMMNGSALEEAVSIVKESSINSALHLNFSEGRPLSSPQDVPLLINSEGQFKVGYASFWFSLSYNQMFKSQVLTEIKSQVKRYQEFFPGKIKLDSHQHFHMIPPLMKLLLDAHKDAPLWDSIRTTREPFFFLKNHPGSTVKNIFSANIIKWLLLRFFDSIVHSRVKKYGIETNDLFCGVLYSGNMKGDLYGSMAKKLNRNNTLETAELLFHPGQASEDEESLWSGQKQFYDFYISENRQEEGKELLSLLEKNRLFI encoded by the coding sequence ATGTTGAATAAAAGGATATGTATTCACGCCGATGACCTGGGTGCTTCAGAAAATATAAACCGAACCATCAAGGAAGGTATCGACCAGGGGATTATCAACAAGGTCAGCCTTATGATGAATGGCTCAGCCCTTGAGGAGGCGGTTTCAATTGTCAAAGAATCCTCCATTAATTCAGCCTTACATCTAAACTTTTCAGAAGGGAGGCCCCTCTCCTCCCCCCAGGATGTTCCCCTTCTGATAAACAGTGAGGGGCAGTTCAAAGTCGGATATGCATCGTTCTGGTTCAGTCTCAGCTACAATCAAATGTTTAAATCACAGGTCCTCACTGAGATAAAATCACAGGTTAAAAGATATCAGGAGTTCTTCCCGGGTAAAATAAAGCTGGACAGCCATCAGCATTTTCATATGATCCCCCCCTTGATGAAGCTCTTACTGGATGCCCATAAGGATGCCCCCCTCTGGGACAGCATCAGGACGACAAGAGAGCCATTTTTCTTTTTGAAAAACCATCCCGGCTCCACAGTTAAAAACATTTTCTCAGCTAATATCATAAAATGGCTGCTTTTACGATTCTTTGATTCTATTGTTCACTCCAGAGTAAAAAAATATGGTATCGAAACTAATGATTTATTCTGTGGTGTTTTGTATTCAGGAAATATGAAAGGGGATTTATACGGTTCAATGGCAAAGAAACTGAATAGAAATAACACCCTCGAAACAGCAGAGCTGCTCTTTCATCCAGGACAGGCCAGTGAAGATGAAGAAAGCCTCTGGTCCGGTCAAAAACAATTCTATGACTTCTATATTTCTGAGAATCGACAAGAAGAGGGTAAAGAGCTACTCAGTCTGCTGGAAAAGAACAGGTTGTTCATTTGA
- a CDS encoding GtrA family protein, translating into MIFKGHHVNLLNCFIHSYGKYKKYIKYIIFGVLTTVLSLISFYILLKMNVEYKLANIISFIIAVLFAYVTNKIYVFEKKSESFKELAWEAFHFFLARVGSFIFDFFTLIICIDVFSFDKMISKIIITVIVIILNYIISEFFIFRKKHFEKPEN; encoded by the coding sequence ATGATTTTTAAAGGACACCATGTGAATTTGTTGAATTGTTTTATCCATTCATACGGTAAATATAAAAAATATATCAAATATATAATTTTCGGAGTTCTGACAACAGTATTGAGCCTCATCAGCTTCTATATTCTTTTAAAAATGAATGTCGAATATAAGCTGGCCAATATCATCTCTTTTATAATTGCTGTTCTCTTTGCATATGTTACCAATAAAATTTATGTTTTCGAAAAAAAATCTGAATCATTTAAAGAACTAGCCTGGGAAGCCTTTCACTTTTTTCTGGCCAGGGTAGGCAGCTTTATCTTTGATTTTTTTACTTTAATTATTTGTATTGATGTATTTAGCTTTGATAAAATGATCAGCAAAATAATTATAACTGTAATTGTGATTATTCTTAATTATATAATCAGTGAGTTTTTCATTTTTCGAAAAAAGCACTTCGAAAAGCCTGAAAATTGA
- a CDS encoding mannosyltransferase family protein, which translates to MELKQRLTVSKETRSVALFIFIMLIFSRFMFFFTHEIWTLLLESEVMPGGGISNVTKESFISALMRWDASWYIRIIDKGYDLVPWNHYKGDAANWAFFPLYPWSVSVFKTMSGLSTIKSGFLMSNILFFISQIYVYKYLVLTRNKEIALTAVILFIMGPYNFYFSTLYTESLFVMLLVMSFYYMKKENWYACALSTAFLSATRGTGVLFFIPLLINILLKEFKSTKNIFVVIKNIIMNHKKLFVLICAPAGLFMYMTFLYFHMGDPFGFFHVEIAWNRSNANPVIILIEKIKEGGIPKLYLGAWGILGIVLSVYLMVTKRIEEGVFALLCMVIPMMSNLQALPRYFIGTAVTVFALVEWIHKLPELYRRGFMILYCTLNPILLILWFAQHYIVT; encoded by the coding sequence ATGGAATTAAAACAACGATTGACGGTCAGTAAAGAGACCCGGTCTGTAGCTCTTTTCATATTTATAATGCTGATTTTTTCCAGGTTCATGTTTTTTTTCACACATGAAATATGGACCCTCCTCCTTGAGTCGGAAGTGATGCCAGGCGGCGGTATTTCAAATGTGACAAAGGAGTCATTTATCTCAGCACTTATGAGATGGGATGCCTCCTGGTATATTCGGATTATTGATAAAGGTTATGATCTGGTCCCCTGGAATCACTACAAGGGAGATGCAGCCAATTGGGCTTTTTTTCCATTGTATCCATGGAGTGTGAGTGTTTTTAAGACGATGAGCGGTCTCTCCACTATTAAATCGGGATTTCTTATGTCTAATATTCTTTTCTTCATCAGCCAGATTTATGTCTACAAATACCTTGTTCTCACACGAAACAAAGAAATAGCTCTTACTGCTGTCATTTTATTTATCATGGGACCTTACAATTTTTATTTCTCCACCCTGTACACAGAATCGTTGTTTGTTATGCTTCTGGTAATGAGCTTCTATTATATGAAGAAAGAAAACTGGTATGCCTGTGCCCTCAGTACGGCTTTTTTATCTGCCACCAGAGGAACGGGAGTTCTGTTCTTCATTCCTTTGTTAATAAATATCCTTTTGAAGGAATTTAAAAGCACAAAGAATATTTTCGTGGTCATCAAAAACATCATTATGAACCATAAAAAATTATTTGTTCTGATCTGTGCCCCCGCCGGATTGTTTATGTATATGACCTTTCTATATTTTCATATGGGAGATCCCTTTGGGTTCTTTCATGTGGAAATTGCCTGGAACAGAAGCAACGCAAATCCTGTTATCATTTTAATTGAAAAGATAAAAGAGGGGGGTATCCCCAAATTGTATCTGGGAGCCTGGGGGATACTTGGAATTGTCCTGTCGGTCTACCTGATGGTGACCAAACGGATTGAGGAAGGTGTATTTGCCCTACTCTGTATGGTGATACCTATGATGTCTAACCTGCAGGCCCTACCCCGTTATTTTATAGGGACCGCTGTAACAGTTTTTGCTCTGGTCGAATGGATACATAAATTACCAGAGCTTTACCGCCGGGGTTTTATGATTCTTTATTGTACTCTGAATCCGATTCTCCTTATTCTCTGGTTTGCCCAGCATTATATCGTTACCTGA
- a CDS encoding oligosaccharide flippase family protein codes for MNKKKLFSDYLFNLLRMMMNIGIPIITLPFVLRRIGAENYGAFSYTNSIITYFTMAAVMGIPDYGARSIAKLNKKNDIIQTSSEIFTIQMASVSLSLFIFYTVFYPLAAEEYKKTFLVLSIIIISNLMNIEWFYIGTQRFKFMSLRATIFKVGNALAMILLIKPGDQAEKYALIIALTSLGNGLVNLTGFIPFLRFKELKLRKHIKPILILFGLSITSIINGNIDKTLTGYLAGPLYVGYYAVGFRLTRIVQQIFTSLNHIIFPRITSYLAQNDEKQTEKLIRFNMDYILLLSSPILLGLSLYAERIIILLFEKELQPATGSFIILTGTVPVIAILNVIRRHILLPRDKEKVLIVLSLVTTAVNVVGNVAFVPQYKHIAAAAVTLAAEGMGMFYGLYYIRKKFNIHLFHPGQLKYLFSTLILFLPYYLGYLLSPYVANLILLLLQISLSIVLYFATLYLIKDDFFYHYTKRFGSNLLKRG; via the coding sequence TTGAATAAAAAGAAACTATTCAGCGATTATCTTTTTAACTTACTGCGGATGATGATGAACATAGGAATCCCCATCATAACCCTGCCCTTTGTTCTACGTAGGATAGGTGCCGAAAACTATGGTGCGTTTTCTTACACCAATTCAATTATCACTTACTTTACAATGGCCGCGGTTATGGGAATTCCAGACTACGGGGCAAGAAGTATCGCTAAGTTGAACAAGAAGAATGATATTATTCAAACCTCATCAGAGATATTTACCATACAGATGGCATCGGTAAGTCTTTCTCTCTTCATCTTTTACACTGTTTTCTATCCTTTAGCGGCAGAAGAGTATAAGAAAACATTTCTGGTTTTATCTATCATAATTATTTCTAATTTAATGAATATCGAATGGTTTTATATCGGTACACAAAGATTCAAATTTATGTCTCTCAGGGCTACTATCTTTAAAGTGGGGAATGCTCTTGCCATGATTTTGCTTATAAAACCAGGGGATCAAGCTGAAAAGTATGCTCTTATTATAGCACTGACAAGTCTAGGAAATGGGCTGGTAAATCTAACAGGCTTTATTCCTTTTCTCCGTTTTAAAGAGCTGAAACTCAGAAAGCATATTAAACCCATATTAATTCTATTCGGTTTAAGTATTACTTCAATCATCAATGGAAATATAGATAAAACCCTGACTGGTTATCTTGCAGGCCCTTTGTATGTAGGCTATTATGCTGTCGGTTTCAGACTGACACGTATCGTTCAGCAGATCTTTACATCCTTAAACCATATTATTTTCCCCAGAATCACTTCATACCTGGCTCAAAATGATGAAAAACAAACTGAAAAATTAATTCGTTTCAATATGGATTACATACTCCTCTTATCATCTCCTATCCTCCTTGGCCTCAGTCTTTATGCAGAGAGAATTATTATTTTACTCTTTGAAAAGGAACTACAACCAGCTACCGGGTCATTTATCATCCTGACAGGAACAGTGCCTGTGATTGCCATTTTGAATGTGATTAGAAGACATATACTCCTACCCCGGGATAAAGAGAAGGTTCTGATAGTCCTTTCTCTTGTAACAACTGCTGTCAACGTAGTAGGCAATGTAGCTTTTGTACCTCAATATAAACATATTGCTGCGGCAGCGGTCACTCTTGCGGCGGAAGGGATGGGTATGTTTTACGGACTTTACTATATCCGGAAAAAATTCAACATTCACTTATTTCATCCAGGGCAATTAAAGTACCTATTTAGTACATTGATCCTGTTTTTACCTTACTACTTGGGTTATCTACTCAGCCCGTATGTAGCAAATCTAATTCTGCTCCTCCTGCAAATTTCACTCAGCATAGTTCTCTATTTCGCAACCTTGTATCTGATAAAAGATGATTTCTTTTACCATTATACCAAGAGATTCGGTAGTAACTTACTTAAAAGAGGATAA
- a CDS encoding SdiA-regulated domain-containing protein: MRILLSMLFLFFSFSIFCPGDDQKYELEVIEEYPLHGFREPSGLTYSESRDSLFMVGDEGHVAEISLDGEILNLKWLGSRDFEGVTIHPESEELYVLDEGLNRLLRLDADEFSILADSPLPEKLWGPFEGLSLDNDGRLVLVNQVKKKEGALQFLDGHKIKTGISDQSALLITASSIYIVSDRDDRLYCLDLMGELQWHCFLPGENQEGLAIDSEGFFYIAQDSGGMLKMKLMGEINE; this comes from the coding sequence ATGAGAATTCTATTATCAATGTTGTTCCTGTTTTTTTCATTTTCCATATTCTGTCCTGGGGATGATCAAAAATATGAACTTGAAGTCATCGAAGAATATCCCCTACATGGATTTCGTGAACCCTCAGGTCTTACGTACTCAGAGAGCAGAGACAGTCTGTTCATGGTGGGAGATGAAGGTCATGTTGCCGAGATCTCTCTGGATGGAGAGATCTTGAATCTGAAATGGCTTGGATCTAGGGACTTTGAAGGGGTGACCATCCACCCTGAGAGTGAAGAGCTCTATGTACTGGATGAGGGGCTGAACAGACTCCTCCGGCTTGATGCCGATGAATTTAGTATTCTTGCCGATTCTCCCCTCCCGGAAAAACTTTGGGGTCCCTTTGAAGGGCTCAGTTTGGATAATGACGGGAGACTAGTTCTGGTAAATCAGGTCAAGAAGAAAGAGGGAGCCCTTCAGTTCCTGGATGGTCATAAAATTAAAACAGGTATTAGTGATCAGTCAGCCCTCCTGATTACAGCATCTTCCATTTATATTGTAAGTGACAGGGACGATCGGCTTTACTGTCTTGATCTGATGGGAGAATTGCAATGGCATTGTTTTCTTCCCGGTGAGAACCAGGAGGGACTGGCCATCGATTCTGAAGGGTTTTTCTATATTGCCCAGGATTCCGGTGGTATGCTTAAGATGAAACTGATGGGAGAAATCAATGAGTAA
- a CDS encoding glycosyltransferase, giving the protein MKVLYDLVATQPLHGSVYHGGGEYSKAVFEAALLAGYQCDALYDSKKPLDEHVKSLCDDYGIKLVDLAGRSFAQAYRGYDTFFTGLPYGRFNGNQDGETRLIFTIHGIRSLEMPSDHYEMPFYLASRAWKRVLKAWFIRLFPASYKKIARSKVERLLTLPNSRVVTVSGHSKYSILSFFPFMKEEDLQVCFSPLFNPVAPEAVEAASAGTLDTLGLRSGVYYLGLGSGRWLKNNLRLALAFDKLISQGRMKDRKLVLTGGFHSVYKRLRNKESFLFLDYVESEVLEVLFKEARGLLYPSLNEGFGYPPLQAMKYGTPVLSTAFSAVTEVCGDAALYSNPYSESEIQSRILMLENDSIRNDYAARGPGRYAHVLKEQKRMLTELLEMIFI; this is encoded by the coding sequence ATGAAAGTTCTTTATGATCTAGTTGCTACCCAGCCGCTCCATGGCTCCGTGTATCACGGGGGAGGGGAGTATTCCAAGGCGGTCTTTGAGGCAGCCCTTCTGGCCGGATATCAATGCGATGCCTTGTATGACAGCAAGAAGCCACTGGATGAGCATGTAAAATCGCTCTGTGATGATTACGGGATCAAGCTTGTAGATCTTGCGGGCAGAAGCTTTGCACAGGCCTATAGGGGATACGATACTTTTTTTACAGGATTACCCTATGGTCGCTTCAATGGTAATCAGGATGGGGAAACCCGGCTCATATTCACCATTCACGGCATACGATCCCTTGAAATGCCCTCTGATCACTATGAAATGCCTTTCTATCTGGCAAGCAGGGCCTGGAAGAGGGTTCTCAAGGCCTGGTTTATCCGTCTTTTTCCGGCATCTTATAAAAAAATTGCCCGTAGCAAGGTGGAGAGATTGCTCACCCTCCCCAATAGCCGGGTGGTTACGGTCTCAGGCCATAGTAAATATTCCATCCTTTCATTTTTCCCTTTTATGAAGGAAGAGGATCTGCAGGTCTGTTTTTCTCCTCTTTTTAATCCGGTAGCTCCTGAAGCAGTCGAGGCGGCCTCTGCGGGGACTCTGGATACCCTGGGTCTACGTTCTGGTGTCTATTATCTGGGTCTGGGGAGCGGGCGCTGGCTGAAGAACAATCTGCGCCTGGCATTGGCTTTTGATAAACTTATCAGCCAGGGGCGCATGAAAGACAGGAAACTGGTTTTAACCGGCGGGTTTCATTCTGTTTATAAAAGGCTGAGGAATAAAGAAAGTTTTCTCTTTCTGGACTACGTGGAGTCCGAAGTTCTGGAGGTCCTTTTCAAAGAAGCCCGGGGGCTCTTGTATCCCTCTTTAAATGAAGGCTTCGGCTATCCTCCATTGCAGGCCATGAAGTATGGAACTCCCGTACTGAGCACTGCTTTTTCTGCGGTTACAGAGGTTTGTGGCGATGCTGCTCTTTACAGCAATCCCTATTCGGAGAGTGAAATCCAGAGCCGTATTCTTATGCTTGAAAATGACAGTATACGAAATGATTACGCGGCTAGAGGTCCAGGACGTTATGCTCATGTTTTGAAGGAGCAGAAGAGAATGTTGACTGAGCTTCTGGAGATGATCTTTATATGA